One stretch of Pandoraea oxalativorans DNA includes these proteins:
- a CDS encoding efflux transporter outer membrane subunit: MRGITVAGVCLFALLAGCTMAPTYERPGAPMPTTYEAPTGSGAHLALADPLSADADWAEVFTDADLQTLIRRALAQNRDLRLASLRVQEARALYGIESANLLPSVQAGGAFSRQRYSGTAGQPDGASDTPGGYVANDVRATVGVSAFELDFFGRVRSLRDAALQEYLSSEEAQRAAQVSLVAEVATTYIGLAAANEQIAYARDVLAAREDGIRVIRLRAERGLVDDLDLNTETTQVEVARAALAERERQRSEIVHALQVLTGDVGAKPAAAASLDGAFVVPVAAGLPSSLLMRRPDIRQAEAKLRGANANIGAARAAFFPSVRLTTDIGTASASFSDLFGAGTGVWSFMPQITVPIFSGGRNIQGLNLANVRKEMAVVSYERAIQTAFAEVDDALTAQQLLARQYQAQKRVSDGERERLRLAKRRYVNGVASYLELLDAQRSEFHAAQQLIDVKQRVLVNHVALYRALGGGWKPESEAS; encoded by the coding sequence ATGCGCGGGATAACCGTGGCCGGCGTGTGCCTGTTCGCGTTGCTGGCCGGATGCACCATGGCGCCGACGTATGAGCGTCCGGGGGCACCGATGCCAACGACGTACGAAGCCCCGACGGGCAGCGGTGCGCATCTCGCACTCGCCGATCCGCTTTCCGCCGACGCCGATTGGGCCGAGGTCTTCACGGACGCGGACTTGCAGACGCTGATTCGCCGTGCGCTCGCACAGAATCGCGACTTGCGGCTGGCGTCGCTGCGCGTGCAGGAAGCGCGCGCGTTGTACGGCATCGAGTCGGCCAATCTGCTGCCGAGCGTTCAGGCGGGCGGCGCGTTCTCCCGTCAGCGTTACTCCGGCACGGCCGGGCAACCCGATGGCGCAAGCGACACGCCGGGCGGTTATGTCGCCAACGATGTGCGTGCGACGGTGGGGGTGAGCGCGTTCGAGCTGGACTTCTTCGGGCGTGTGCGCAGTCTGCGCGACGCCGCGCTTCAGGAGTACCTGTCGAGCGAGGAAGCCCAGCGCGCGGCGCAGGTGAGTCTGGTGGCGGAAGTGGCGACGACCTATATCGGACTGGCCGCCGCGAACGAGCAGATCGCTTACGCCCGCGATGTGCTGGCGGCGCGTGAGGACGGCATTCGCGTCATTCGTCTGCGCGCCGAGCGAGGGCTGGTCGACGACCTCGACCTGAACACCGAGACGACGCAGGTCGAAGTGGCGCGGGCGGCGCTCGCCGAGCGCGAACGTCAGCGCAGCGAGATCGTGCACGCGTTGCAGGTGCTCACCGGCGATGTCGGCGCGAAGCCCGCAGCGGCGGCGTCGCTCGACGGTGCTTTCGTGGTACCGGTCGCGGCGGGCTTGCCGTCGTCGTTGCTGATGCGTCGTCCGGACATTCGTCAGGCCGAAGCGAAGCTGCGCGGGGCCAACGCGAATATCGGCGCGGCGCGCGCGGCATTCTTCCCGTCGGTCCGACTGACGACCGACATCGGCACCGCCAGCGCCAGCTTCTCCGATCTGTTCGGCGCAGGCACCGGCGTGTGGTCCTTCATGCCGCAGATCACCGTGCCGATCTTCAGTGGCGGGCGCAACATTCAGGGCCTCAATCTGGCGAATGTCCGCAAGGAGATGGCGGTCGTCTCGTACGAGCGCGCGATCCAGACGGCGTTTGCGGAAGTCGACGATGCGCTCACGGCGCAACAACTGCTCGCGCGTCAATATCAGGCGCAAAAGCGTGTGTCCGATGGTGAGCGTGAGCGGTTGCGGCTGGCCAAGCGTCGCTACGTGAACGGGGTGGCGAGCTATCTCGAACTGCTAGACGCTCAGCGCAGCGAATTCCACGCGGCGCAGCAACTGATCGACGTGAAGCAGCGAGTACTCGTCAATCATGTGGCGCTGTATCGTGCGCTGGGGGGCGGATGGAAGCCTGAGAGTGAAGCGTCGTGA